Proteins from a genomic interval of Harpia harpyja isolate bHarHar1 chromosome 7, bHarHar1 primary haplotype, whole genome shotgun sequence:
- the LOC128144531 gene encoding retinol dehydrogenase 7-like isoform X2, with protein MSPQNVSLSDSLHVAILASILCLVIYWLIRDSQRVRNLSGKHVFITSCDTGLGNSLAIWLDKRGFCVIAACATEKGRIELQSCSSRSLKTVNLNLADSNSIARAVVFVTKETAGKGLFGLVSNTEETAPIAPTDWLRIEDFRSVLDVSLLGLIEITLKLLPLLKKAEGRVVNLINTKGLMAFVGGGYTLSKWGMEAFSDTLRIEMQHFGVKVSIVEHGFFKAGVVNSDVIAKYLLRLWNRLTPEIRDSYGEKYFVEYIKAQRSSVKRLCDSDISKVIKCMEHALIAKYPRTRYGAGWDAKFFWLFLSYAPSCLSDMLLRMMFPAPAASGRSVPGVLINI; from the exons ATGTCTCCCCAGAAT GTCTCACTTTCAGACTCACTGCACGTAGCAATTTTGGCTTCCATACTTTGTCTTGTCATTTACTGGCTCATCAGAGACAGTCAAAGAGTGAGAAACCTGAGTGGAAAGCATGTCTTCATAACAAGCTGTGACACTGGACTTGGAAACTCACTGGCTATATGGCTTGACAAAAGGGGATTTTGTGTCATTGCTGCATGTgccacagaaaaaggaagaatagaGCTACAGTCCTGCTCCTCACGCTCACTGAAGACAGTGAACCTGAACTTAGCTGACTCCAACAGCATTGCCAGGGCTGTGGTGTTTGTGACCAAAGAGACAGCTGGCAAGG GGCTTTTTGGCTTGGTGAGCAACACTGAAGAAACAGCACCTATAGCACCCACTGACTGGCTGAGGATTGAAGACTTCCGCTCAGTGCTGGATGTTAGTCTGCTGGGATTGATTGAAATCACACTCAAGCTTCTGCCACTTCTGAAAAAAGCTGAGGGAAGAGTAGTCAATCTAATTAACACCAAAGGCCTCATGGCTTTTGTAGGGGGTGGCTACACACTGTCCAAATGGGGCATGGAAGCTTTCTCTGACACGTTACG gataGAGATGCAGCATTTTGGAGTGAAAGTAAGCATTGTTGAGCATGGTTTCTTTAAGGCAGGAGTAGTTAATTCAGATGTCATTGCGAAATACCTCTTAAGACTTTGGAACAGACTGACTCCTGAGATCAGGGACTCCTACggagaaaaatactttgttgAAT atATAAAAGCTCAAAGATCATCAGTGAAAAGACTCTGTGACTCTGATATTTCTAAGGTCATAAAATGCATGGAACATGCCCTGATAGCAAAGTACCCCAGGACACGATACGGAGCTGGATGGGATGCAAAGTTCTTTTGGCTATTTCTCTCCTATGCCCCAAGCTGTTTATCTGACATGCTGCTGCGTATGATGTTTCCAGCTCCAGCAGCTAGTGGAAGATCAGTTCCTGGAGTTCTAATTAACATTTAG
- the LOC128144531 gene encoding retinol dehydrogenase 7-like isoform X1, whose protein sequence is MSPQNVSLSDSLHVAILASILCLVIYWLIRDSQRVRNLSGKHVFITSCDTGLGNSLAIWLDKRGFCVIAACATEKGRIELQSCSSRSLKTVNLNLADSNSIARAVVFVTKETAGKGKWQGLFGLVSNTEETAPIAPTDWLRIEDFRSVLDVSLLGLIEITLKLLPLLKKAEGRVVNLINTKGLMAFVGGGYTLSKWGMEAFSDTLRIEMQHFGVKVSIVEHGFFKAGVVNSDVIAKYLLRLWNRLTPEIRDSYGEKYFVEYIKAQRSSVKRLCDSDISKVIKCMEHALIAKYPRTRYGAGWDAKFFWLFLSYAPSCLSDMLLRMMFPAPAASGRSVPGVLINI, encoded by the exons ATGTCTCCCCAGAAT GTCTCACTTTCAGACTCACTGCACGTAGCAATTTTGGCTTCCATACTTTGTCTTGTCATTTACTGGCTCATCAGAGACAGTCAAAGAGTGAGAAACCTGAGTGGAAAGCATGTCTTCATAACAAGCTGTGACACTGGACTTGGAAACTCACTGGCTATATGGCTTGACAAAAGGGGATTTTGTGTCATTGCTGCATGTgccacagaaaaaggaagaatagaGCTACAGTCCTGCTCCTCACGCTCACTGAAGACAGTGAACCTGAACTTAGCTGACTCCAACAGCATTGCCAGGGCTGTGGTGTTTGTGACCAAAGAGACAGCTGGCAAGGGTAAGTGGCAAG GGCTTTTTGGCTTGGTGAGCAACACTGAAGAAACAGCACCTATAGCACCCACTGACTGGCTGAGGATTGAAGACTTCCGCTCAGTGCTGGATGTTAGTCTGCTGGGATTGATTGAAATCACACTCAAGCTTCTGCCACTTCTGAAAAAAGCTGAGGGAAGAGTAGTCAATCTAATTAACACCAAAGGCCTCATGGCTTTTGTAGGGGGTGGCTACACACTGTCCAAATGGGGCATGGAAGCTTTCTCTGACACGTTACG gataGAGATGCAGCATTTTGGAGTGAAAGTAAGCATTGTTGAGCATGGTTTCTTTAAGGCAGGAGTAGTTAATTCAGATGTCATTGCGAAATACCTCTTAAGACTTTGGAACAGACTGACTCCTGAGATCAGGGACTCCTACggagaaaaatactttgttgAAT atATAAAAGCTCAAAGATCATCAGTGAAAAGACTCTGTGACTCTGATATTTCTAAGGTCATAAAATGCATGGAACATGCCCTGATAGCAAAGTACCCCAGGACACGATACGGAGCTGGATGGGATGCAAAGTTCTTTTGGCTATTTCTCTCCTATGCCCCAAGCTGTTTATCTGACATGCTGCTGCGTATGATGTTTCCAGCTCCAGCAGCTAGTGGAAGATCAGTTCCTGGAGTTCTAATTAACATTTAG